The segment CCATGTAAGGCTGGAAAAAGGAGAGCGGTCAGAACTTGCCAACCTTGCAAATGAAATGCTCTGATGTAGCTTTACTATATTCCTTTGTAAATCACATTCAGGACTACTTCTCCGACAATTTTCAGCGTATTTTGGTCAATCTGATCGAGGTTATCGTTCACCGTATGCCAGTGCTCGTAGAATGAGCCATTGGATGAGGTTTCATCAAGATGAATGATATTGATCATCGGGATGCGGGCGATTTTGTTGACATAGTAGTGATCATCAGTAATGTATCCACCCTGTTCGAAAATAAAATATTCTCCGTAGCCAAGTTTGCCAGCCAGTGTCCATATCTTTTTATTGATATCCGGCGCATAATACATCGAAAAGCCCTCCATGGGGAACCTGGCATTGGGAGCGCCAACCATGTCGAGCAAAATTCCAAAGTTGGCAGTATATCTTGGAACGTGAGGATTTCGCGCCCAGTGTTGCGATCCCAGTCCCCACATATCCGTTGACTCGTAAGTCTGTTTGTCTTGTGGGGGTCCATAGTCTTCCAGGTCGAAAAGGATAATGTCAACACCGGCGGAAGGGCTTTGTCTGCTCAGTTGACGTGCAATCTCAAGAAGCACTCCAACACCGCTTGCTCCATCATTGGCGCCATCGATTGCTTTTCCATGATTTGCAGGGTCAGGGTCATGATCGGCATAAGGGCGTGAATCCCAGTGTGCAGCCAGTAAAATCCTTCTTTGCATCTGTGGGTTGAACACTGCAATAATATTTTTTCCACCAAGAACCTGGCTATTGTAAACCCTCGCTTTAAATTCCTGGACGATAACATCAGGAGTAAATTGTTTCATCGTTTCCTCAAGCCATTTAGCGCATTGGGCATGGGCACTGGTTCCAGGCACACGTGGTCCGAAAGACAATTGCCTGGCAACGAAATAATAGGCAGAATCAGCATCAAATCCGGGAACCACAATAGCCGGAGCGGACATTGAAGTCGTGTCTGCCCGCTTTTTGGAAGTAGTTGTTCCGTTTCCACATGAAGTCAGGAAAATGATAGGGAAAAGAGTCAGAAAAAATAAGGGCCATTTTATGGCTATGATCTCTTTCATTTGAAAATCAGTTTTGGGTTTGCTATTCAACATTGTTTTCTAACGGTTTAAAAAATGGTAGTTTTTTGACCAAATTTATCTGAAAACACAAAATCAACCTGACTTTTTCGCTGACGCTCAGCCAACTCTGACTTTTGCAGGTTGGGATGTAAAACTTTAAAATCACCCGGGTAGCCGATGGTAAAAACCGTAAGTGCTTCAAAATCATCTTCGATTTGAAAAAGTTCAGAAATCTTTTCCGCTTCAAACCCTCCCATCTGATGAACGTATAATCCTTCGTGCATGGCCTGGAAAGTCAGGTGAGCCAAAGACTGGCCTACATCATAACCGTACCATGGATTCTTCTTCCCGGTTTTTACAGATGATTTTCGTCCAATGGCCACGGCAAGTACCGGCGCTGTTTTCGTCCACAACTGGTTAAACTCTACCAGTGTCGAAAAAATCTTTTGATAGGTTTCATCTCCGGACAGACCAATAATAAATAACCAGGGCTGCTCATTACTGGCTGATGGCGCCCAGCGCGCCGCTTCAAACAATCGTTGCAGTTTTTCCTTTTCAACAGCCTGGCCGTTGAAAGCTCTCGGACTCCATCGCTCGGTAAGCAAGGGATGGATAGGGAAATCGGTGTTTGCTCTTTTATTCATAATTTTTGATCAGACCGCAAAGTTATGGATTATTAGGAAACGGAGATTGAGTAACAAGTCTGGTGCAATAATACGTTGATGAAATGAATGGAGTTGTTTATCATCCCGCTAATCCAGACACAGGTCTTTGAATTTCGGTTTTAAAATATACAAACAAACAATTCGTTAGGTTTAAAATTTTCAGAAAAAGCAGATCCATTAAATAAGCAGCATGAATAGCAGCAACCTCTTCAAGATTGGTTTTATCCATGTATTGATTTTTCTTACCTCATTTATCCAAGCCCAACAAACCCGGTTTTACGACGATCCGAAGGCTTCCTTACGCACAGGGCTTGATCTGATTGAGAAGGAACAATACGGTGCAGCACAGGAAGTTTTTAACCGACTGATTGATGTTTTACCGGCCGGTGAGTCGGTGATGCGCCTTGATGCAGGGTTTTATGATGCCCTGTGCGATTATTATCTCAACCATCCGCAGGCAAGGGATAAATTCACGGATTTTGTCAGGCTTTACCCCGACCATACCAAAACCAATCTGGCATTACTGCATCTGGGGTTTATAGACTATGGCCTGCGCAAGTATAAAACCGCTCTTGAGTATTTTGAGAAAGTTGATCCTTTTCGCCTGAGCCCCGAAATGTTGCCCGAATACCTTTACAAATTAGGCTACAGTTTTATTCAGCGTGAAGATTTCACCAAAGCTAAAGAGGCTTTTTTCCCTATCCTCAACACCCCTTCCGATTACAGGGATGCTGCAAATTATTATTACGCATACATTGCCTACCAGGAGAAAGATTATCAGAGCGCATTGCTTTATTTTGAAAAAATTGACAAGAATTCCGAGTTTGCTCAGGAGGTACCTTTTTACCTGTTGCAGATTTACTATGTGAATAATGACACTGACCAGATTGTGGCAAAAGGGCCGGAGTTGCTTGGCCGTGATATCAAGGATAAAAAGAAGGCCGGTGAACTGTCCCGGATTGTTGCGGAAGCTTATTACAAAAACAGCGATTATGCCAATGCCATTGTCTATTTGGATAAATATGTGGAGGACACACGCAAGCCCCTGACCCGCGATGAAAATTACCAGCTCGCTTATGCGCATTATTCTTCAGGCAATTTTCAGAAAGCCATCGGGTACTTTGAGAAATCCATCAAGGATAAAGACCTGATGTCGCAAAATGCCCATTATCACCTGGCTGACTGTTACCTGCAAACCGGCCAGAAGAATTTTGCACAGAATGCTTTTTACGCCGCATACCAAATTCCCGGGAATGAAGAACTGCGGGAAGATGCGCTTTTCAATTACGCCAAACTCACTTTTGAACTGGCCTACGATCCTTTCAACACTTCGATGGCTGCACTCAATCAGTACATCACCGATTATCCGGGATCAAGCCGGATTGACGAGGCCTACAAATACCTGACAAATTTATTTTTATCCTCCAGGGATTACCAGGCCTCCATTGATGCGATGGAGAAACTAAAGGTTAAAAACAAGGATTTGCAATCGGCTTATCAACTGATAACCTTTCAACGCGGAGTGCAATTGTTCAATGGTGGGCGCTATAACCTTGCCGTTGATAATTTCAGGAAGTCACTTAATACCAATTTAAACAAAGAATTAGCCGCCCGTGCACGTTTCTGGCTCGGCGAGTCCTATTTTCATATGGGTGAATATCCACGCGCAATTGATTTGTATGACGCCTTTCTGGAATCGTCGGGCGCATCAAAACTAGACATTTATCCTTTGGCCGCTTATAATCTTGGTTATGCTTATTTCAGACTGAAATTCTACGATAATGCGGTGAATTCATTTAAACAGTTTGCAATCCGCCCGGGTAAAATTGGCGAGGACTATGTGCCTGATGCTTTAATAAGGATCGGCGACTGCTACTTCATTACAAAGAATTACGCTCAGTCAATCAGTTTTTATGAACAGGCGGTAAACAAGAATGCCAGGGAAAGTGATTACGCACTGTTTCAAAAAGCGTTGTCTGAAGGTGTTCAGGGACGTTCGGATCAAAAGATCAGCTCGCTGCAAAATATGCTCAACCGATTTCCACAATCGTCGTATGCCGATGACGCAACGTACGAAATTGCTGAAACCTACCTTCTCCGCAATGACAACCGCAATGCCCTCGACTGGTTTGCAAAAGTCACCTCACTGTATCCTAATAGCAGTTATTTGTATAAGTCGCTGCAAAAAACCGGGATGATCCATTACAACCAGAACAATTACGACCAGGCGCTTGAAGTATTGAAAAGGTTGGTTTCTAATTATCCCAATTCCACAGAAGCGCGCGATGCATTGCTTACCATCCGTAATATTTACATGGATAAAAATGAGGTGAACAAATACTTTGCTTATGCTGAAACAGTTCCTTTTGCCAAAGTCACCACAACAGAGCAGGATTCGATCACTTATATTGCCGCTGAGAATTTTTACATGAACAACGATTGTCAATCAGCTATCGAAGCTTTCGAAAGATATATTCAGCAATTTGAAAATGGCGCTTTTATGCTGAATGCCAATTATTACAAAGCAGAATGTGAATGGAATACAGGCAGACGCAATGAAGCGCTTGAAGGCTATGAATTTGTAACACGATTCTCGAAATCACAGTTTAGCGAGAATTCTTTCCTGCGTGCCGGTGAGATTTATTTTGAAGATCGGAACTATGAAAAAGCACTGGAGTATTACAGCACTTTGGAATCCATCGCTGATTACCCGGTGAATATTACCACAGCCATCAATGGTCAGATGGAGTGTCACTTCAGGATGAACAATTATCCCGAGGCCATTGAAGCTGCCCGCAAGCTGCGCAATCGCGACCGGATTAGCAGTGAGCAATTGATCAGGTCTCACTACATCGCGGGCAAATCTGCTTTTTTAACTGATGACTTTACTTTAGCAAAGAGTGAATTTGATCATACCGTCAGTTTATCTCAGGGTGTTCTCGGTGCTGAAGCGAAATATCAGCTTGCAACTATTGCTTTCCAGCAAAATGAATATACTAAAGCCGAAGAACTTGTGATCGAACTCGCCAGCCAATATCCATCGTTTGAATACTGGAAAGCAATGGGTTTCATCCTGCTTTCGGATGTTTATGTTGAACAGAATAATTTATTCCAGGCCAAACAGACCCTCGAAAGCATTTTGCAGTATTATCCGGGGCAAGACCTGAAAGAGGTGGCCAGAGAAAAACTTGTAATCATTAATCAAATGGAACAAAAACAAAATTGATGAGTTTTCGAATCCGACAATATTTCAGACCATACCAGAAAATGAAATCAGAAAATAATCAGCATATCATCAAAATGATCATAAAAACAGAAATAGCAGGTTTTAGGCTCCTATTGCTTTTTGGCCTGTTTGTTTTTTTCACAGAAAGCTTATCAGGGCAGGGGCGCAACCAGGAAGTAACCATCATTGCCCCTTATCAGCCCACAATTTCTGATGCAGTAAAAATGTCCATTAAGCCGGAAATAAAAGACACCGTGGTGATAGCTCCCGAAATGAAATACACCATCAGTTCGCAATTAATTCCTACGACTTACGAGATTCAACCACTTAAGCCCATTTATCTTCAGATTGATCCGGAACAGACCTTGCGGAGAAACTACCTGAAAGCCGGCTTCGGAAATTACGCTATGCCTTATGCCGAATTTTTCTCCAACAGCCTCAACTCCGATAAGTTTTCGCTTGGCTTTCATGTTCGCCATCTCTCTTCCAAAGGCGACATAGAAGACTACCCCATCAGTGCGTTCAGCAACAACCGGGCTTCTATTTACGGGAAAAGATACCTAAGCGACAAAGTATTTTCGGCCGATGTTTATTACAACCGTGATGTGGTGCATTATTACGGGATCAGGCCGGATGTGGACACCGCGATTTTTGCCCTGCCTGACGATGACCTCCGGCAAAGGCTTTCACTCATCGGCGCTGATGTAACTTTGGCCAGCAATACCAAAGGAAGGGGAAAAACCAATTACCTGGCCGGCTTCACTTTTTACAATTTGTCCGATTTATTCGAGACCTCTGAAACACATTTTGGTCTCAAAGCCAATTACAGCTCAGCAAATAAAGTACTTAATGTGGCTGGTGAAGAAGAACTTGGCGTTGATTTCGATTTGAAAATTTTTGCCAATAATGATAGTCTGCAATCACAAGCCAATTTATTAACCGGCCTGAAGCCTTACCTAAGGCTCAATTTCGATTACCTCGACCTGACGATAGGAATCGAAGGAGCAGTTGCTGCAGATTCTACAAGTTCATTCTACGTTTATCCTGCTATAAAAGCCTTTTTTAAAGTTATTCCCGATTATTTGCGTGTCTACCTGGCGGCTACCGGAGGACTTACCAGAAACTCTTTTTATAGTACTACCCGCGAAAATCCATGGATTAACCCGATTTTCCCATTGGGCTTTACCAATACAAAATATGATTTTAAGGGAGGCGTGACCGGAAAATTCAACCCGCTGCTCGACTTCAACTTCAGCGTTTCTTATGCTGATGTGGAAAACATGTTGTTTTTTATCAATGATTATTACACAAGCTACAACTCCAATGTGCCTTACAATTTTGCCAATAAGTTCACAGGCATTTATGACGATGCTCAGGTGACCACTATCAGTGCTGAAATCGGATATGAACAGTCTGAAAAACTGAATGCCCTGATGACTTTTAACTATCGAGAGTATAGTCTCGGAACACAAGAACACCCCTGGCATAAGCCTGCAGCAGAAGCCAGCCTGATGGGTCGCTATTATCTTTCACCCAAGTTGACCGCCTCAGCCGAATTGTTTTATATCGGCAAAACTTATGCACCCATACTATACTCAGGTCTTGAGCCGCAAACAGAAAAAATTGATGCCTACTTTGATTTAAACCTTGGCGCTGAATATCGTTTCAACGACAAAGTTGCCGCTTTTGTCCAACTAAACAACATGACTGCATCACGTTACTATCGCTGGCAAAATTATCCCTCACAGCGTATCAATGTAATGGGAGGCCTTACGTTTGCATTCTAAGAGCGGCCTCCTCTGGGAAGCGTTTACTTTATCGGTCTGTCAAAAGGATGATTTATGCAAATGGTGAAAAGTCTGTTTAGCAATAATGAATTCAAACCGGTAATCCTGATCTTTTCTTTGATCAGGGGTAATTGTCAATCAAATCCTAACTTATCAAACTCCAGTCCTGCCGATGTTTCTGAAGTTGTTTTAATCTTGAAAAAAGCAGGTTGTTACCTGGTTTTTGAAGTTCGGGGTCTTCTTCAAGGATGTCAGTGGCTAAATTGCGGGCGTATCTGAGCATTTTTTCGTCTTTAATAATATCGGCTAATTGCAGATCGAGTATTCCACTTTGACGTGTACCGTGCATATCACCGGGTCCACGAAGACGCATGTCCACCTCTGCAATTTCGAATCCGTTTGAAGTTTTTACCATGGTTTCAATTCGCTTTTTACCATCAGCAGTCAATTTATAGCTGGTCATTAAGATGCAGTAAGACTGGTCAGCTCCGCGCCCTACCCGTCCCCGTAACTGGTGCAATTGAGATAACCCGAACCGCTCGGCATTTTCGATTACCATTACTGAGGCATTTGGGATATCAACACCGACTTCGATTACGGTGGTTGCTACCATGATCTGTGTTTCACCTTTGATGAATCGCTGCATCTCGAAATCTTTCTCATCGGTTTTCATTTGCCCGTGTACAATGCTGATGGCATAATCAGGCAAAGGAAAAGAGCGGCTTAGGCTTTCATAGCCTTCCATCAGATCGGCCAGGTCGAGTTTTTCCGATTCTTTGATCAATGGATAAACAACATAAATCTGGCGGCCTTCGGCAATTTTCCTTTGCATAAAGCCATGCAGGACAGGTCGTTTGCTGTCGTAGTAGTGGAATGTTTGAACGGGTTTTCTGCCTGGAGGTAACTCGTCGATGATGGAATAATCGAGGTCGCCATAAACAGTCATGGCAAGGGTACGGGGAATAGGTGTGGCAGTCATTACCAGGACATGAGGCGGGATGTCGTTTTTTTGCCAAAGTTTTGCCCTCTGCTCTACCCCGAACCGGTGCTGCTCGTCAATGATGACCAATCCCAGGTTTTGGAACTGAACAGTTTCCTCAATCAGCGCATGGGTTCCAATCAAAATATTGAGTTCTCCGGTTTCAAGATCCTGGTGAATGATGCTTCGTGCCGATTTCTTTGTTGAGCCGGTGAGCAACTTCAGGTTTATATTCAGTCCGGCCAGAAACCTGCTAATCGTTTTGTAATGCTGCTGGGCAAGTATTTCTGTTGGCGCCATCAGACTGGCCTGGTATCCGTTGTCAATGGCGATGAGCATGCACATCAGTGCCACGAGCGTTTTCCCGCTGCCAACATCTCCCTGGAGTAACCGGTTCATCTGCCTGCCAGTACCCATATCGGCACGGATTTCTTTGATTACTCTTTTTTGTGCAGCAGTTAGCTCAAAAGGTAAAAACTTTGAATAAAAAGTGTTGAAACGATCGCCAACTACCTTGAAAGCATGCCCCCTATATTTTATTGATCTGACAATTTTATGCCTGAGCAGGGCCAGTTGAATAAAAAAAAGTTCCTCGAATTTCAGTCGCGTTATAGCTTTGTTAAGAATTTCCTGATTTTCGGGATAATGAATGTTGACTAGAGCCTCTTCACGGCTGACAAATTTCAATCGCTGGACAATTTCTGGTGAGAGTGTTTCGGGTACAATATTTTCAATCTGAGCTACCAATGTTTTGGTTAATCTGGCAATTCCACGGCTATCAAGACCTTTGGTTTTCAACTTTTCGCTTGAAGAATAAAATGGCTGAAGCTGTGCACTTAATATGTCATACTCTGAAACAGCCTCGAACTCTGGATGTACAAGGTTAAATCTACCGCTGAAAAAGGTTGGTTTTCCGAAAACGATATATTCCACCCCAGGTTTAATTTTTTCAAGCGCCCATTTTATTCCCTGAAACCACACAAGTTCTATTTCGCCAGAGTCGTCTGTCAGGAGACCTGTAAGCCTTCTCCCTCTGCCTTCGCCAATTGTATGGAGTTGAGCTATTTTTCCTTTAAGTTGGAAAAATGATTGATCAGAGTCTATATCGGCGACTTTAGAAAACTGGCTGCGGTCAACATACCGAAACGGAAAGTAGTTCAGCAGGTCATCAAAGCAATGGATGTTTAATTCTGATTTTAGCAACTCGGCACGTTTAGGGCCGACGCCTTTAAGAAACTCAACCGGTGTTTGTAAAAAGTCAGAGGCCATTGCTTTGGTTTTGATGACTGGCACAAATGTAAAACAAAAACTCCTTGCAGGCTGCCCGGCAAGGAGTTTAAAATATTTTGTTCAATCAAATTTTCCTAATAAACCCAAAGTTCCTGCTCAAAGTCGCGAAGTTCATTCTTGATTCTTTCTGATTCCATCAGCGCGTCAATGCCTGAAGCGTAATCATCAATCCGACGATCGAAAACATTATCTTCTTTAATGATGAAACTGCTAAACCTGCGCTGGAGGAATAGTTGGTCGAAAGTAAGCCTGCGTGCACTGTTCATGGTATTGAATACCTCATGTTGTGCTAAGATAGGTCGTATCTCAGGATAGTAAAGCCAAAACAGCGGTTTGTAACCCCTGAACAGATTTGTTGCCGGATCAATGTCTTCTTTAACAGGGCAAATGCCAATGATTCGTACCTGCATCTCAGAACGCTGTTTATCGAAAATCCAATCCTCTTTTATCCACAGTAATTTAATGTCCTGCGGTGTAAACTCCGTTTGAACTGTAGTTGTGATAAAAACATCGGGGTTATTTGGATCAGGTACACGACTTTGGAACGATGAGGTAAGTTCACTTTCCAACTGGCTTGCTGCAACGGGAAGCATTTCCTCAAAGTTATCGGTTCTACCCGGAGCATAAGCTGTAATGTCGCCGCTGCGCACAGCATCCCATAATATTTGCATCAAGCTTCTCCAACTTCCCTGGGGCGTTTCAGGAAAATAGAGGGGATGGTTCATCTTTTCCCTGAAATCAACGCTTCTCCAAACTCTCTTTTCCCAAAAAACATCTGATTCCCTGAGATACGGGTAAGGAATAGGTTTAAGGTCATTAATATGAGTCCGTTCATAAGCTTTGTCTCTGGGTTCTGAAACCAACTGAACCTGATTACCCTGCTGCCCGAACGACAACTTGATAAACAGGAAAAAAACAACTGCAATCATGCTTATTAAGCTTGTCTTGTTCATAGTGTTGAATTTAACGTTTTAATTCAATGTCAATGTGATTGGTGACAAAGGCCTGTCAATTCCATCAGGCCCGCGTGCTATAATACTTTCAAACCAGACACGATCGCCCCTGTTCGAGGTTCTGATCCTGTTTTTCATCTCATCTGTAAGTCTGTTACTTTCATTTCGTCTTTCCCAAACAATTGACCCCGAAACAGAGATCATATTGAAGGACACAATTCTAAAAGCGAGATCAAATTCAAAATCCTGAGGCATACTGGCTTCGAGCGCTGCGGCTTCAGCCAGTACCGTCCTGTTAACCGTTCCTTCTCTCATACCGGCAATTTGTGCAATGGGGTCAGGAACTCTTTTAATGCGGTAAGTTTTATCACCTTGTTTCCTCAGTTGCCCCTCCATACGAGCTGAAACCGAAATGATCGCTTCCCTCTTATCTGCTGGAACTGTGACAATATAATCACCGGGTTGTGCATCGCGACGTATTTGTCCGGTCGAAATTGTTACTTCAAGGTTTTCGAGTGGAATTCCAGGCGAAGAAATTGAAATTGGGTTATCGACACCCGCATAGAATACATTCATTTTGGTTGCCGAAACAGTTGTTGTTGGCTGCGCAACCTGATAGTTAGCCGAAAAATGATAATCGTTCGTCTCTCCTGTCCCCGTGGTAAGCCGGAAAATACCTGCAAATTTTTTAAGACCTTCGGATTGTGCCGGGATACTCAACTTCACAACGCCTTTGTGACCGGCAATAGGCCTGGCACGGCTGATCTGATTTTCTGCCAGGTAATCAACGCCTTCCAAAATGTAAACTTCAGGGTCTTGACGGGTATCGTAGGCAGCTACTAAAATTTCAGCTTCGTATTTGTCACCGATAAAAACATAGTCTCTTTTTGGTAGGACACGTGCAGCCACAGTATCATACTTAAAATCCTCAGCATCAATAGCTGACAATAAATGATTAACCACATCGAATTCAGCATTGTAAACTTCGGTTATGATCTTGTTCAGGATAGCGAGGTTTGCAGCAAGAACGGTGTTGTAAAAGTTGTACTGAACCCAGTTTTGAGGCACACCATCACGGTCAGTATAAGCGCCATCAGTTTTTAATCCCATTTTTATCTGATCTCTGTATTTGGGATCAACTATATTAAGGATGTTTTCTCTGAAAGCATTAATTTTTTCCTCTAATACCCTCCCTTCACCTGCCGAACCATCAGTAGAGCCTCTCATGAAAAAGTTAGTTGTGGTGGTAAAGTCGTCTAACTTTTTTAAATTTTTTGAAGGGATTACTTTTGCCGAATCATAAGGAATGCGCTCAACGGTTGAAATCAATTGCCATTTAACATCATAAATATATTCCCGCATTTCATCAGCAAGATGCCTGGCTTCAAGTGCTTTTTCTCTGAACGGCCTAACTTTGTTTTGATTGATCTGGTATTGTTTGTCAAAAGTCCGGTAAGCCTCATCGAGTTTTTCGTTAAAGTTCTCATTGGTGAGCACTACGCTTTCATTCACAACAACAAATGCATCGAGTACTTCTTTTGAAACATTAAGTGCCAGCAGTGCCGTGAGTACCAGGTACATCATGGCGATCATTTTTTGTCGTGGTGTTTCTTTGTATCCAGCCATTGATAATGGGTTTTGTTGGTTTACAAACTATTTAATGTTCATTGCTGAAAGCATATTGCCATATACACTGTTCAGAGAGGCCATTCTCTTTGTCAGTGTATCCATTTCACGCTGGTATTGAACAGTTTTATTAGAAGACTCCTCAAGGTTTGAAAGGAATTTTTCGAGTGTTTGCTCGAGTTTGTATGATGCCTGTGATTGCATGTCAGCATTGGTTAATTGCATTTCGTACAATTTGTTTAAAGATGCCAAATTGCCGGAAAGTTTATTCAATTGCTCGTTAAATGCTTCACTGTTTTGCGCTGAACCACGCAAATCCTCAATTGTTTTGGCTATTTTATCTGCTGAGTGAAAATAACTCTCAGATAATTTAGCAGCTGATTCCGAAGCATTTCTTATGGTTTGGGAAAGCTCTTCTGAGGCGCGGATGTCGTCTTTAAAAGTTTTCGCAGCATCACCATAAGCGCTTCTTAACCCTGAAGCTGCATTGGAAATCTCCTGAACTCTTGTGGTGAGTTCGTTAGTTGCAACCATCTCTTTATTCATTGCTAACGAGGCGTCAGTATAAGTCTTTGATAGTGTGGACACCGATTGGGAAGCTGTTTTCATATTCGATACAAAATCCTGAGTGGCAATGCTTGCATTGGTGAGATCATTCAATTTTGTGGCACTATCACTCAATTTTGTTAAACCTGTACCAAGGCGTTGAATAACACCTTCATCTAAGTTGACATCTTTAAGCATCAGATCAAGTTGAGTCATCTGGTTACCTCCTGATTTTGCTGGCGCTTTACGCAACATGGATTCATCAGGTTCAATACCGTGATAGTCTTCCATAAGTTCAGGGTGAACTTTGCTCCAGTCTGGCTCAACATTTGGCTTTTGAAGTGCCGATAACGCAAAAATGATTGCTTCTGTGATCATCCCCACTAAAAGCATCTCAGTAGCTCCCTGATAGTGATTGATCTTGAATAGGGCGCCTAAGATTACCAGGGAGGCTCCCAATCCATAAGCAACAGACATGAATCGTCTGAACGAAGGGGTTTCTAAAAACTTGTTAAAAGCATTTGGACTTGTGGTCTGATCTGTTGTACTCATACTTGAAAATGTGATTTAAGATTGACTTTTTTGACGAATTTCCGTTTAATAAACATTTGATGCTCTCTTTGGGTTATCACCTTTTGATCTCCCCAAGTAAGGAAGGATGGTACGGAAGCCAACATAGGATTTTGCAGTATCCTGATATTCATAATCTTTTGTGGAAACAAGAAGGTAATATTCGATATCTTTCCATGATCCACCTTTGACGATTTTTCTTTTCATCGAAATAGCATCATCAGGCTTAGCAAAGTAGTTATAATTAGGATTGAGTTCCCAGGTGAATGCATTGGCCGACT is part of the Bacteroidales bacterium genome and harbors:
- the gldM gene encoding gliding motility protein GldM is translated as MAGYKETPRQKMIAMMYLVLTALLALNVSKEVLDAFVVVNESVVLTNENFNEKLDEAYRTFDKQYQINQNKVRPFREKALEARHLADEMREYIYDVKWQLISTVERIPYDSAKVIPSKNLKKLDDFTTTTNFFMRGSTDGSAGEGRVLEEKINAFRENILNIVDPKYRDQIKMGLKTDGAYTDRDGVPQNWVQYNFYNTVLAANLAILNKIITEVYNAEFDVVNHLLSAIDAEDFKYDTVAARVLPKRDYVFIGDKYEAEILVAAYDTRQDPEVYILEGVDYLAENQISRARPIAGHKGVVKLSIPAQSEGLKKFAGIFRLTTGTGETNDYHFSANYQVAQPTTTVSATKMNVFYAGVDNPISISSPGIPLENLEVTISTGQIRRDAQPGDYIVTVPADKREAIISVSARMEGQLRKQGDKTYRIKRVPDPIAQIAGMREGTVNRTVLAEAAALEASMPQDFEFDLAFRIVSFNMISVSGSIVWERRNESNRLTDEMKNRIRTSNRGDRVWFESIIARGPDGIDRPLSPITLTLN
- the gldL gene encoding gliding motility protein GldL, which translates into the protein MSTTDQTTSPNAFNKFLETPSFRRFMSVAYGLGASLVILGALFKINHYQGATEMLLVGMITEAIIFALSALQKPNVEPDWSKVHPELMEDYHGIEPDESMLRKAPAKSGGNQMTQLDLMLKDVNLDEGVIQRLGTGLTKLSDSATKLNDLTNASIATQDFVSNMKTASQSVSTLSKTYTDASLAMNKEMVATNELTTRVQEISNAASGLRSAYGDAAKTFKDDIRASEELSQTIRNASESAAKLSESYFHSADKIAKTIEDLRGSAQNSEAFNEQLNKLSGNLASLNKLYEMQLTNADMQSQASYKLEQTLEKFLSNLEESSNKTVQYQREMDTLTKRMASLNSVYGNMLSAMNIK